In the Flavisolibacter tropicus genome, one interval contains:
- a CDS encoding sigma-70 family RNA polymerase sigma factor translates to MRQLKISQSITNREARSFERYLQEIGKLELISLDEEVRLASLIQQGDQQAVDALIKANLRFVVSVAKQYQHMGFSLPDLVHEGNVGLIRAARQFDVTRGFKFISYAVWWVRQSILQSIIEHARMIRLPSNRALQQNRIQKVSLSLYQTLEREPSSAEIAEEMQIDIAEVSVALNGSSRHISLDAPLSEAEETCLADTIANEDTENIEKELFQVESLRIEVMRVLQVLTVRQREVICDYYGIGLLEAMSLDEIGEKFCLSGERVRQIKESAIVKLRTSQKHDLLRSYLCS, encoded by the coding sequence ATGCGACAGTTAAAGATTAGCCAATCGATTACCAATCGTGAAGCACGGAGTTTCGAAAGATACTTGCAAGAAATAGGCAAGCTGGAATTGATTTCGCTTGATGAAGAAGTGCGCTTAGCTTCTTTAATACAACAAGGAGATCAACAGGCCGTCGATGCTTTGATCAAAGCCAATTTGCGGTTTGTGGTATCGGTAGCAAAACAATACCAACATATGGGTTTTTCACTTCCTGATTTGGTACATGAAGGCAATGTGGGATTGATCAGGGCTGCCCGGCAATTCGATGTAACGCGAGGGTTTAAGTTTATCTCTTACGCAGTTTGGTGGGTGAGACAGAGCATTCTGCAGTCTATAATTGAACATGCCAGAATGATCAGGCTGCCTTCAAATAGGGCACTGCAACAGAACCGCATTCAAAAAGTTTCGCTTTCCCTTTATCAAACGCTGGAAAGGGAACCATCTTCAGCCGAAATAGCTGAAGAAATGCAAATTGATATTGCTGAAGTATCTGTTGCACTAAATGGTTCAAGTCGGCATATAAGTCTGGATGCGCCGCTTTCAGAAGCCGAAGAAACTTGTTTAGCAGATACAATAGCCAATGAGGATACAGAGAATATTGAGAAGGAATTATTTCAAGTAGAATCGCTACGAATAGAGGTAATGCGCGTACTGCAGGTATTAACCGTCAGGCAACGTGAAGTGATTTGTGATTATTATGGAATTGGGCTATTAGAAGCTATGAGTTTAGATGAGATCGGTGAGAAATTTTGTTTAAGTGGTGAGCGGGTCCGTCAAATAAAAGAATCGGCAATTGTAAAGTTGCGGACCTCGCAAAAACATGATCTTTTAAGAAGCTACCTCTGTTCATAG
- a CDS encoding RNA recognition motif domain-containing protein, which translates to MNLYVSNLSLNTTDEALKSAFSSYGQVESAKVILDRFTGKSRGFGFVEMPDKQEAGNAITELNNGIVDGSAISVVEARPREERPERSNNFRDDSSSYNKSRW; encoded by the coding sequence ATGAACCTTTATGTTTCCAATTTGAGTCTCAATACAACTGATGAGGCTTTAAAAAGTGCTTTTAGTAGTTATGGCCAGGTAGAATCTGCCAAAGTAATCTTGGACCGGTTTACAGGTAAATCAAGGGGATTCGGATTTGTAGAAATGCCGGATAAACAAGAAGCCGGAAATGCTATTACGGAATTAAATAATGGCATCGTAGACGGAAGTGCAATAAGCGTAGTAGAGGCCAGGCCTAGAGAAGAAAGACCTGAGCGAAGTAATAATTTCAGAGACGACAGTAGCTCATATAACAAGAGCCGCTGGTAA
- a CDS encoding RNA recognition motif domain-containing protein, whose translation MNIYVYNIPIHLSNKELESLFSSYGEVLSVEIEKNKETSLSLCIAYVHMPIETQAQRAIVALNGMELYGRKIIVQQEGGSNYLQTFT comes from the coding sequence ATGAACATCTATGTATATAATATTCCGATCCATTTAAGCAATAAAGAATTGGAAAGCCTGTTTTCATCATACGGAGAAGTATTGTCTGTAGAAATTGAAAAAAATAAAGAAACCAGTCTGTCGCTTTGTATAGCATATGTGCATATGCCCATAGAAACACAAGCCCAGCGAGCTATCGTTGCATTAAATGGAATGGAACTTTATGGCAGAAAGATCATTGTACAGCAAGAAGGTGGCTCAAATTACCTTCAAACATTTACGTAG
- a CDS encoding AI-2E family transporter produces MEIRQFPFYFKSTIILFGIILLVYAMASLRGILVPFSFALIIAILLNPLANYFQRKGIGKIFAIIFSMLIAFLVFGGIMYFISSQIIGFSEKLPILKNKLFELLVHFQAWVQTTFGISLARQVQLVNEAFSSSNGLVGQTLGSALTTLLLVFILPVYVFLLLYYKTLILNFIYESFAEKNSGQVADILRQTKSAIQSYMVGLLIEALIVATLNSTALLILGVEYAILLGLLGALLNMLPYIGGIIAIALPVLMATVTKEGYSTQLGIIIAYVAIQFVDNNFLVPKIVSSKVQINALVSILIVLLGGALWGIAGMFLSIPFIAIVKIICDRVEGLRPFGKLLGDEVPTKYGGLLSGRRNTKASLSEEIVKNTK; encoded by the coding sequence ATGGAAATCAGGCAATTCCCTTTTTATTTTAAAAGCACTATTATCCTTTTCGGGATTATACTGCTGGTATATGCGATGGCTTCCCTAAGAGGAATACTTGTGCCTTTTTCTTTTGCGCTGATTATTGCCATTTTGCTCAACCCCTTGGCTAATTATTTTCAAAGAAAGGGTATAGGAAAAATCTTTGCCATTATTTTTTCCATGCTGATAGCTTTTCTTGTGTTTGGGGGAATTATGTATTTTATTTCTTCCCAAATAATTGGCTTCAGTGAAAAACTGCCTATCCTTAAAAACAAACTCTTCGAATTGTTGGTGCATTTCCAGGCTTGGGTGCAAACAACTTTTGGCATTTCCCTTGCCCGACAGGTGCAACTAGTTAACGAAGCATTCAGCAGCAGTAACGGGCTTGTTGGCCAAACACTGGGTTCTGCCCTTACCACCTTGCTGCTTGTTTTCATATTGCCTGTATATGTTTTTCTTCTGTTATATTACAAAACGCTTATCCTGAATTTTATATACGAATCATTTGCAGAAAAAAACTCAGGGCAGGTAGCTGATATTCTCAGGCAAACCAAATCGGCTATACAGAGTTATATGGTTGGTTTGCTTATCGAAGCGCTGATTGTGGCAACCCTGAATTCAACTGCCCTTCTTATTCTTGGTGTAGAGTATGCCATTCTGCTTGGCCTGCTTGGAGCCTTGCTCAATATGCTGCCTTATATCGGAGGAATTATTGCCATAGCACTGCCTGTTCTCATGGCAACAGTTACAAAGGAAGGATACTCAACGCAACTCGGCATCATTATAGCCTACGTCGCAATACAGTTTGTTGATAACAATTTCCTGGTCCCCAAAATTGTATCATCCAAAGTGCAAATCAATGCCTTAGTTTCTATTCTGATTGTTTTGCTGGGGGGTGCATTGTGGGGGATTGCTGGAATGTTTTTGTCAATTCCCTTTATTGCCATAGTTAAAATTATTTGTGATCGTGTAGAAGGGCTCCGCCCTTTTGGTAAATTATTGGGCGATGAGGTACCCACAAAATACGGAGGGTTACTTTCGGGGCGAAGAAATACAAAAGCTTCCCTTTCTGAAGAAATTGTAAAGAATACTAAATAA
- a CDS encoding fasciclin domain-containing protein: MTNITTLLAKDNYMTTFVKGVKMTGLEDTLNTDGPFTVFVPTNLSFGKLDRGVIKEWEEGNHTPELRAILNHHIIAGRINITDLTDGAIIETIDGQRLAVTVIGKTVMINNAVVLGHDLEASNGVIHSIDRVIVSN, translated from the coding sequence ATGACAAATATAACAACGCTTCTCGCCAAGGATAATTACATGACCACATTCGTAAAAGGGGTAAAGATGACAGGATTAGAAGACACTTTAAATACCGATGGCCCATTTACAGTATTCGTTCCCACCAACCTATCTTTTGGAAAGCTTGATCGTGGTGTAATTAAGGAGTGGGAAGAAGGCAATCATACACCCGAGTTAAGAGCCATTTTAAACCATCACATTATAGCAGGACGTATTAACATTACTGATTTAACCGATGGAGCCATCATCGAAACAATTGATGGGCAAAGGCTGGCCGTTACCGTTATTGGTAAAACCGTAATGATCAATAATGCAGTAGTGCTAGGACATGACCTGGAGGCATCCAATGGTGTTATTCATTCCATTGACAGGGTGATTGTAAGTAATTGA